From the Exiguobacterium aurantiacum genome, one window contains:
- a CDS encoding carbamoyl phosphate synthase small subunit, which produces MKRTLWLEDGTSFVGQAFGVDVETIGEVVFQTGMTGYQEMLSDPSYCDQLIVLTNPLIGNYGVNREDFETTVPMAKGLIVKEVCDAPSNFRSTATLHDTLKRFNIPGLAGVDTRMLTRHLRSLGVMRGVMVDGDSTWETVKAQFDVLLPTNQVERVSTKRAYVSTGSGPRIALIDFGAKLGIMRELVKRDCEVVVLPHDVTAEEVMRYEPDGVMLSNGPGDPKDVPTALPLIERLMPTLPIFGICLGHQLIALASGANTFKLPFGHRGANHPVLELETGAVTITSQNHGYAVDEASLATTGLVVTHRAVNDGTVEGVKHLHHPTFSVQYHPEAAPGPYDANDLFDRFMQLVQENKQKVGM; this is translated from the coding sequence ATGAAACGAACATTATGGCTTGAGGACGGTACTTCATTTGTAGGACAAGCATTCGGCGTAGACGTCGAGACGATTGGGGAAGTCGTCTTCCAGACCGGGATGACCGGATATCAAGAGATGTTGTCTGACCCGTCTTATTGTGATCAACTCATCGTGTTGACCAACCCGTTGATCGGAAACTATGGCGTCAACCGGGAAGATTTTGAGACGACCGTACCGATGGCGAAAGGGCTCATCGTCAAAGAAGTGTGCGACGCGCCGTCGAACTTCCGCTCGACGGCAACGCTTCATGATACGCTCAAACGCTTCAACATTCCGGGTCTAGCAGGGGTCGACACACGCATGTTGACGCGCCATCTGCGCTCACTCGGTGTCATGCGCGGTGTCATGGTCGACGGTGACTCGACGTGGGAGACGGTGAAAGCTCAATTCGACGTGTTACTTCCGACCAATCAAGTCGAACGCGTCTCGACGAAACGGGCGTATGTCAGCACCGGCAGCGGGCCACGGATCGCCCTGATCGACTTCGGCGCGAAGCTCGGCATCATGCGTGAACTCGTGAAGCGCGACTGTGAAGTCGTCGTCTTGCCGCACGACGTGACGGCCGAAGAAGTGATGCGCTACGAACCGGACGGCGTCATGCTGTCGAACGGACCGGGGGACCCGAAAGACGTCCCGACGGCGCTGCCGCTCATCGAGCGCCTCATGCCGACACTGCCGATCTTCGGGATTTGTCTCGGCCATCAGTTGATTGCGCTCGCGAGCGGTGCCAACACGTTCAAACTTCCGTTCGGCCATCGCGGTGCCAACCATCCCGTGCTCGAACTTGAGACCGGAGCGGTGACGATCACGTCCCAAAACCACGGCTATGCGGTGGATGAGGCGTCACTCGCGACGACCGGACTCGTCGTCACGCATCGCGCCGTCAACGATGGCACGGTCGAAGGGGTGAAGCACTTGCATCATCCGACGTTCTCGGTCCAATATCATCCCGAGGCGGCACCGGGTCCATACGATGCCAACGATTTATTTGACCGTTTCATGCAACTCGTTCAAGAAAACAAACAGAAAGTAGGAATGTGA
- a CDS encoding dihydroorotase, producing MILQHATWYDGNTKRTTNLLIEDGEIRSVDYKGTTEGHDVIDVTGKLLIPGLVDVHVHLREPGGEKKETIKTGTEAAAAGGFTTICAMPNTRPVPDDRETMDQLLAKIEQDASVRVLPYAAITKRQLGTEQVDMASLADSFAFTDDGVGVQSAAMMREAMREAKRLDKAIVAHCEDNTLKAGSVHEGRFSEEHGIQGIPSLAESIHIARDVLIAEETGCHYHVCHVSSRQSVRVIRDAKRAGIRVTAEVTPHHLVLCEDDIPGLDPNFKMNPPLRSADDREALLEGLFDGTIDMIATDHAPHTAEEKAAGMERAPFGITGFETAFPLLYTTFVKTGQMEEAALIDWMTKRPSDVFGLPYGVIEVGRAADFALIDTETERVVDPTTFRSKGKNTPFAGKKLVGWPVMTIAAGKIVYKGRFDETNIMA from the coding sequence ATGATACTTCAACACGCAACTTGGTATGACGGGAACACGAAACGGACGACGAATCTATTGATCGAGGATGGCGAAATCCGCTCGGTCGACTATAAAGGTACGACCGAAGGACATGACGTGATTGATGTGACAGGAAAGCTACTCATTCCGGGTCTCGTCGATGTCCACGTCCACTTGCGCGAGCCGGGCGGAGAGAAGAAAGAGACGATCAAGACGGGTACCGAGGCGGCAGCGGCCGGCGGGTTCACCACGATTTGCGCCATGCCGAACACGCGTCCCGTCCCGGACGACCGGGAGACGATGGACCAACTGTTGGCTAAGATCGAGCAAGACGCAAGCGTGCGCGTCCTGCCGTACGCCGCCATCACGAAACGGCAGCTCGGCACCGAGCAAGTCGACATGGCCTCGCTCGCAGATTCGTTCGCCTTCACCGATGACGGGGTCGGCGTCCAATCGGCGGCGATGATGCGTGAAGCGATGCGTGAGGCGAAGCGACTCGACAAAGCGATTGTCGCCCACTGCGAGGACAATACGCTCAAGGCCGGTTCGGTCCACGAAGGCCGGTTCAGTGAAGAACATGGCATCCAAGGCATCCCGAGCCTCGCGGAGAGCATCCATATCGCCCGCGACGTCTTGATCGCCGAAGAGACGGGTTGCCACTATCACGTTTGCCACGTCTCATCACGACAATCGGTGCGCGTCATCCGAGACGCCAAACGAGCCGGGATCCGGGTGACGGCCGAAGTGACGCCGCATCACCTCGTCCTCTGTGAAGACGATATCCCGGGGCTCGACCCGAACTTCAAGATGAACCCGCCGCTCCGCAGCGCGGACGACCGGGAGGCGCTACTCGAAGGCTTGTTCGATGGCACGATCGATATGATTGCGACCGATCACGCCCCACATACGGCCGAAGAAAAGGCGGCCGGAATGGAACGGGCCCCGTTCGGCATCACCGGTTTCGAGACGGCGTTCCCGTTACTATACACGACGTTCGTCAAAACGGGACAGATGGAAGAAGCGGCGCTCATCGATTGGATGACGAAACGTCCGAGCGACGTGTTCGGATTGCCGTACGGTGTGATTGAAGTCGGACGGGCAGCGGACTTCGCGCTCATCGATACCGAGACGGAGCGGGTGGTCGATCCGACGACGTTCCGCTCGAAAGGGAAAAATACACCGTTCGCCGGGAAAAAACTAGTAGGCTGGCCGGTCATGACGATCGCGGCCGGAAAAATCGTATATAAGGGGAGATTCGATGAAACGAACATTATGGCTTGA
- a CDS encoding aspartate carbamoyltransferase catalytic subunit — protein sequence MNLIKQQPKHFVSLDTLSLDEIMGLIEESLRYKQGDMPPLFDGKTVANLFFENSTRTKNSFQMAERHLKVQEIPFDVATSSVTKGETLYDTCKTLEAIGVDALVIRHPESGYYHELVEKLNIPVLNGGDGSGEHPSQSLLDLVTIFEEFKTFEGLNIAICGDLVHSRVARSNASVLKRFGANVVGCSPASWWDESMGLEHRDLDDVLADCDVIMLLRVQHERHIMGDIFSKEDYHARYGLTPARVERMKGQAIIMHPAPVNRDVEIAGSLIEHPKSRIFPQMTNGVYARMAILNRALGGQL from the coding sequence ATGAACTTAATCAAACAACAACCGAAGCATTTTGTCAGTCTGGACACACTCTCGCTCGACGAGATCATGGGGTTGATCGAGGAGTCGCTACGCTATAAACAAGGGGACATGCCGCCCTTGTTCGACGGGAAGACGGTCGCGAACTTGTTCTTTGAAAACTCGACGCGGACGAAAAATTCGTTTCAAATGGCCGAACGGCACTTGAAGGTCCAAGAGATCCCGTTCGACGTGGCGACGTCCTCGGTGACGAAAGGTGAGACGTTGTATGACACATGTAAGACGCTCGAGGCGATCGGGGTCGATGCCCTCGTGATTCGCCATCCGGAGTCGGGTTACTACCATGAACTCGTCGAAAAGTTGAATATCCCTGTGCTGAACGGCGGTGACGGGAGCGGGGAACACCCGTCCCAGTCACTCCTCGACCTCGTCACAATCTTTGAAGAGTTCAAGACGTTCGAGGGATTGAATATCGCCATCTGCGGTGACCTCGTCCATAGCCGTGTCGCCCGCTCGAACGCCTCGGTACTCAAACGGTTCGGCGCGAACGTCGTCGGCTGCAGTCCAGCCTCTTGGTGGGATGAGTCGATGGGGCTAGAGCATCGTGACCTCGACGACGTGTTGGCGGACTGTGACGTCATCATGTTGCTACGCGTTCAGCACGAACGCCATATCATGGGCGACATCTTCTCGAAAGAAGATTATCATGCGCGCTACGGGTTGACACCCGCCCGCGTCGAGCGAATGAAAGGACAAGCGATCATCATGCATCCGGCCCCGGTCAATCGGGACGTCGAGATTGCGGGCAGTTTGATTGAACATCCGAAGTCGCGCATCTTTCCGCAGATGACGAACGGCGTTTACGCCCGGATGGCCATTTTAAATCGAGCATTAGGGGGACAATTATGA
- a CDS encoding uracil-xanthine permease family protein, producing MKPILNIHERPAHLPQWLLFSLQHVFAMFGATILVPILTGLNTSVALVASGVATLSFLAITRFKVPTYLGSSFAYIAPIIAVSQQWGVEAALFGGIIAGSVYGVVSLIIYKTGVNWLLRLLPPVVVGPVIMVIGLSLAPVAIDMSMNKDGAYNGTFITVALLTLGITMFAMTTLKGVWGAVPILFGIIGGYIIAALFGIIDYSALGQASLFQLPDFTMVFVDYMPMWQVGALLAIVPVALVTMTEHIGDQMVTSKIIGRETMKDPGLHRTLLGDGVGKAVASALGGPPCTTYGENNGVMAITKVYSVYVIAGAALMAISFGFLGHVEAFISTIPNPVKGGISILLFGVIASNGLRTMVESNVNLAEKRNLIIASVILVIGLGGAMVQLGSFPVQGMALATVVGILLNAFLPKEEAVDESAAETTEDTRQASNF from the coding sequence ATGAAACCAATCCTCAACATCCACGAGCGTCCCGCTCACTTACCGCAATGGCTGCTCTTCAGCCTGCAACACGTCTTCGCCATGTTCGGAGCGACAATCTTAGTCCCGATTTTGACTGGACTGAACACGTCCGTCGCCCTCGTCGCTTCCGGTGTGGCCACGCTCTCATTCCTAGCCATTACCCGATTCAAAGTTCCGACCTATCTCGGATCGAGCTTCGCGTACATCGCCCCGATTATCGCGGTCAGCCAGCAATGGGGTGTCGAAGCCGCCCTGTTCGGTGGCATCATCGCCGGATCGGTCTACGGTGTCGTCTCGCTCATCATCTATAAGACAGGGGTGAACTGGTTGTTGCGTCTCTTGCCGCCAGTCGTCGTCGGTCCGGTCATCATGGTCATCGGTTTGTCACTCGCGCCGGTCGCGATCGACATGTCGATGAACAAAGACGGAGCCTACAACGGAACGTTCATCACCGTCGCGTTGCTCACGCTCGGTATCACAATGTTCGCCATGACGACGCTCAAAGGAGTATGGGGCGCCGTGCCAATCTTGTTCGGGATTATCGGCGGTTACATCATCGCCGCGCTGTTCGGCATCATCGACTACTCGGCGCTCGGTCAAGCGAGCTTGTTCCAACTGCCTGACTTCACGATGGTGTTCGTTGACTACATGCCGATGTGGCAAGTCGGGGCACTCTTAGCCATCGTCCCAGTCGCCCTCGTCACGATGACCGAACATATCGGCGACCAGATGGTCACGTCGAAAATCATCGGACGCGAGACGATGAAAGACCCAGGTCTCCATCGGACGCTTCTCGGCGACGGTGTCGGGAAAGCGGTCGCCTCGGCACTCGGTGGTCCTCCGTGCACGACTTACGGGGAGAACAACGGGGTCATGGCCATCACGAAAGTGTATAGCGTCTATGTCATCGCCGGAGCGGCGCTCATGGCCATCAGCTTTGGGTTCCTCGGACATGTCGAAGCGTTCATCTCGACGATCCCGAACCCGGTCAAAGGCGGCATCTCGATCCTCTTGTTCGGGGTCATCGCCTCGAATGGTCTGCGGACGATGGTCGAAAGCAACGTCAATCTCGCCGAGAAACGCAACCTCATCATCGCCTCGGTCATCCTCGTCATCGGACTCGGTGGGGCGATGGTCCAACTCGGCAGCTTCCCAGTCCAAGGGATGGCGCTCGCGACAGTCGTCGGGATTCTCTTGAACGCCTTCTTGCCGAAAGAAGAAGCGGTCGACGAATCTGCTGCCGAAACAACTGAAGACACACGACAAGCAAGTAACTTTTAA
- the pyrR gene encoding bifunctional pyr operon transcriptional regulator/uracil phosphoribosyltransferase PyrR, producing MKRSTILDEAAIRRALTRIAHEIIERNKGTDNVVLVGIKTRGETLADRLAHRIEEIEGKPIALGNLDITLYRDDLSKKSLDPEVKATELPHDINGKTVVLIDDVLYTGRTVRAAMDALVDHGRPDYIQLAVLIDRGHRELPIRPDFVGKNVPTSKTEQVVVRLSEVDTTDEVFIKQQ from the coding sequence TTGAAACGTTCTACCATTTTAGATGAAGCGGCCATTCGCCGCGCTTTGACCCGAATCGCCCACGAGATCATCGAACGCAACAAAGGGACGGACAACGTCGTCCTTGTTGGGATAAAAACCCGAGGCGAGACGCTCGCCGACCGACTCGCGCATCGCATCGAAGAAATCGAAGGTAAGCCGATCGCGCTCGGTAACTTGGACATCACGCTCTACCGGGACGATTTGTCCAAGAAGTCACTCGACCCGGAAGTGAAAGCGACAGAATTGCCGCACGACATCAACGGCAAGACGGTCGTCTTGATTGACGACGTCCTCTACACGGGCCGTACGGTGCGAGCCGCCATGGACGCACTCGTCGACCACGGTCGCCCGGATTACATCCAGCTCGCCGTCTTGATTGACCGGGGACACCGCGAACTACCGATTCGCCCCGACTTCGTCGGCAAGAACGTCCCGACGTCGAAAACAGAGCAAGTCGTCGTCCGACTCAGTGAAGTCGACACGACCGATGAAGTGTTCATCAAACAGCAATAA